The genomic region GATACTGCTCAAGGTACTAGATGGAGAAGAGACTAATGATTGCAGATTATAATCAAATGAACGGAATTGCTTTAGCATATATTGGTGATGCAATTTATGAAGTATATGTACGACAACATTTATTACAAAAGGGTTTTACTAAACCAACCAAATTACATCATTTAGCAACTAGATACGTTTCAGCTAAAGCACAGGCATTTTTAGTAAATGAGATGGAAAAAGCTGATTTTTTAAGTCAAGATGAATTAGAATATTTCCGACGTGGTAGAAATGCTAAAAGTCATACATCTGCTAAAAATACTTCAGTAATGACTTATCGAATTTCTACTGGATTTGAAGCATTGTTTGGCTATTTATATCTTAGTGAGCAAAATGAACGGTTAACAGAATTAGCTAATTGGTGTATTGCAAAGATTGAGGAGGGAAATTTGCATGGAAAAGCAATTAAATAATGAAACGATAATTGGAAGACAT from Ligilactobacillus cholophilus harbors:
- a CDS encoding Mini-ribonuclease 3, translating into MIADYNQMNGIALAYIGDAIYEVYVRQHLLQKGFTKPTKLHHLATRYVSAKAQAFLVNEMEKADFLSQDELEYFRRGRNAKSHTSAKNTSVMTYRISTGFEALFGYLYLSEQNERLTELANWCIAKIEEGNLHGKAIK